Proteins encoded within one genomic window of Candidatus Angelobacter sp.:
- a CDS encoding pyruvate ferredoxin oxidoreductase: protein PTHDVADEAAAYKLADEPFPGKFGIFYKANRPTKNKLEADINAKARERVQGLKDWQILKQNFERMK from the coding sequence CCGACGCACGACGTGGCTGACGAAGCCGCAGCCTACAAGCTGGCCGATGAGCCGTTTCCCGGCAAATTCGGAATATTTTACAAAGCCAACCGTCCGACAAAAAACAAACTCGAAGCGGACATCAACGCGAAAGCACGGGAACGGGTTCAGGGCTTGAAGGACTGGCAGATACTGAAACAGAATTTCGAGCGGATGAAGTGA